Proteins from a genomic interval of Phlebotomus papatasi isolate M1 chromosome 3, Ppap_2.1, whole genome shotgun sequence:
- the LOC129806878 gene encoding ras-like GTP-binding protein RhoL: MMSLNRNCKHIVVVGDGRVGKTTFLFTYINDFYQESFGPTIYDRKELVVNVDGQAYWVQFHDTAGQEDYEMASSFAYDLADAIILCYSIPKRISFENISQRWIHKLNSANKDAPFILVGTKFDIKTPTFVSSREGKALAKKIGANKFIECSAKTQKNINEVIHEAVRAAIVGKIQNRKTCMCWS, from the exons ATGATGTCTCTCAACAGAAATTGCAAACACATTGTTGTAGTTGGTGATGGACGAGTTGGTAAAACTACATTTTTGTTTACTTATATAAACGATTTCTATCAGGAATCCTTTGGACCAACAAT TTACGATCGCAAAGAACTTGTTGTTAATGTTGACGGACAAGCATATTGGGTACAATTTCATGATACAGCCGGACAAGAAGATTACGAAATGGCCAGTAGTTTTGCTTATGATCTG GCTGATGCCATCATTCTGTGCTATTCCATCCCCAAGAGGAtatcttttgaaaatatttctcaaagatGGATTCACAAGTTAAATAGTGCCAATAAAGATGCTCCTTTTATTCTAGTGGGAACCAAATTCGACATCAAAACACCCACATTTGTATCTTCCCGAGAAGGTAAAGCCCTTGCGAAGAAGATCGGAGCTAATAAGTTCATTGAATGTTCggcaaaaacacaaaaaaatatcaatgaaGTTATTCATGAGGCAGTTCGAGCTGCAATAGttggaaaaatacaaaataggAAGACATGTATGTGTTGGTCCTAA